Proteins co-encoded in one Halococcoides cellulosivorans genomic window:
- a CDS encoding CDGSH iron-sulfur domain-containing protein: MAREVTHEATGPEMIDPDGQAAICMCGLSDDVPLCDGSHAATGDEGDAVYKYEGDDDENPRHEISEIVYTDE; the protein is encoded by the coding sequence ATGGCACGCGAAGTGACTCACGAAGCGACCGGTCCCGAGATGATCGACCCCGACGGCCAGGCCGCGATCTGCATGTGCGGGCTGAGCGACGATGTCCCGCTATGTGACGGCTCGCACGCCGCGACCGGCGACGAGGGCGACGCCGTCTACAAGTACGAGGGTGACGACGACGAGAACCCGCGCCACGAGATCAGCGAGATCGTCTACACGGACGAGTAG